From Anopheles darlingi chromosome 2, idAnoDarlMG_H_01, whole genome shotgun sequence, the proteins below share one genomic window:
- the LOC125952700 gene encoding protein brambleberry-like, whose amino-acid sequence MTLSKLDLCHHRIVLKLKKSCHELNGEQMGKLAVMLLNCQSDSEGRPLFPCTDEMSLRQCRERMDSDTWNAYHLITNRAKAVCASVRHEQFRGLTELTVNKLMSTAHELLRMMGELADSQQKLQSVTREAIDETVGNNECIMHQQVDIMKLSEVHRAKVESNFCELVREKSLIRAEQQEVAVLLTDLRARIDGSMRQLEQQPKRSKVNHDSLLTDLERLQANAAAIATKIDETGIHFVEHHRVAEQQYRYTLEQLQRINATVANVLQSLGSVRDDFNRQLAWFAEKISGGENALQKAYIILLHFSFLLVGMICLAFVGADKLLRIALIVAVPCNMIGGLLDLFQPDISRLFIALGCIAFIVHNKS is encoded by the coding sequence ATGACGCTGTCCAAACTGGATCTCTGTCATCATCGGATCGTGTTGAAGCTGAAGAAATCCTGCCACGAACTGAACGGAGAGCAAATGGGGAAGTTGGCGGTGATGCTGCTCAACTGTCAGTCCGATTCCGAGGGCCGGCCTCTGTTTCCATGCACGGATGAGATGTCGTTGCGCCAGTGCAGGGAACGGATGGATTCTGATACGTGGAACGCCTATCATCTGATCACGAACCGTGCCAAAGCAGTATGTGCGAGCGTACGGCATGAACAGTTTCGTGGATTAACGGAGCTCACGGTGAATAAGTTGATGAGCACGGCCCACGagctgctgcggatgatggGTGAGCTAGCGGACAGTCAACAGAAGCTGCAGAGCGTTACTCGGGAAGCTATCGACGAGACGGTGGGCAACAACGAGTGCATTATGCACCAGCAAGTTGACATCATGAAACTGTCCGAGGTGCATCGGGCAAAGGTCGAGTCCAATTTCTGCGAACTGGTGCGCGAGAAAAGTTTAATCCGagccgagcagcaggaggtggcCGTATTGTTGACAGATTTGCGCGCTCGGATCGATGGTAGCATGAGGCAGCTAGAGCAACAGCCCAAGCGCAGCAAGGTAAACCACGATTCCCTGTTGACCGATCTAGAGCGTTTGCAGGCAAACGCAGCCGCCATCGCGACCAAGATTGATGAAACCGGGATTCATTTTGTCGAGCATCACCGTGTGGCAGAGCAGCAATACCGCTACACGTTGGAGCAGTTGCAGCGTATCAACGCAACCGTTGCTAATGTGCTACAATCTTTGGGCAGTGTACGAGACGATTTCAACCGGCAGCTAGCATGGTTTGCGGAGAAGATTAGTGGCGGTGAGAATGCACTCCAGAAGGCGTACATCATCTTACTGCACTTTAGCTTTCTGCTTGTCGGAATGATCTGTCTAGCCTTCGTTGGGGCAGATAAACTGTTGCGTATTGCACTAATCGTGGCCGTTCCTTGCAATATGATTGGAGGACTGTTGGATTTGTTTCAACCGGATATTTCGCGGCTGTTCATTGCGCTGGGTTGTATAGCCTTCATAGTTCATAATAAATCCtag
- the LOC125951773 gene encoding cytosol aminopeptidase-like, producing MSINIWKRILRPSIKSLQYQTSRNIQHGVKITEQCSNPASRGLVLGVYADENDRLDIGVLTPTAAKYNESYTSGKLLELLRLAGPMPRRGEVRILYNLEPTYSAVAVCGLGSECLGYDDVEKMDISKEAIRIAAARGCQELQSLETSRIYVEDFGHAESAAEGAHMGLWVNQELRAVNNRKFIPQLQLYYEPELPCDANGWRIGLAKAEAQNLARQLQETPSNHMTPTTFAQNVVQILCNSGVNVEVKVKGWAENQEMTSFLTVAKGSCEPPIFLELSYYGTDTKVPPIILIGQGNTYDSGGLCLKPIEALTDMRGDMTGAACVVAASRAIAALKLPVNIRALIPLCENMIGCNAMKPGDVIQVRNGKSIEIVKTSNEAPLVLVDALLYAEHFGPKYIVDVSTISKAVIESFGKVCSAVFTNSEDLWQRMQNASIHTGDRVWRLPLWDYYREQICSAEHVDVQNMGQGQGANSCKAAAFLREFLPCGQWIHIDALNVLKTKGNDFPYIRRGMTGRPTRTLIEFIAQSVVPSDDCTNGKPQKKALHL from the exons ATGTCGATCAATATTTGGAAACGGATTTTGCGGCCCAGCATCAAATCGCTCCAGTATCAGACCAGCAGAAACATCCAGCATGGCGTTAAAATTACCGAACAATGCTCGAATCCGGCATCGCGCGGCTTGGTACTAGGAGTGTATGCGGATGAAAACGACCGGCTAGACATCGGTGTCCTAACGCCCACCGCAGCCAAGTATAATGAG TCGTACACGAGCGGAaagctgctggaactgctcCGGCTGGCAGGACCAATGCCACGGCGCGGTGAGGTCCGAATTCTGTACAACCTCGAGCCAACCTACTCGGCTGTGGCTGTTTGCGGGCTTGGCAGCGAGTGCCTCGGGTACGACGATGTCGAAAAAATGGACATCTCTAAAGAAGCGATCCGCATAGCGGCCGCACGTGGGTGCCAGGAGCTACAGAGTCTCGAGACGAGCCGCATCTACGTGGAAGACTTTGGTCACGCCGAATCGGCCGCCGAAGGAGCCCACATGGGATTGTGGGTTAATCAGGAACTTCGGGCGGTAAACAACCGGAAGTTCATTCCCCAACTGCAGCTATACTACGAACCGGAGCTACCGTGCGATGCGAACGGATGGCGCATTGGGTTGGCGAAAGCGGAAGCGCAAAATCTAGCCCGGCAGCTACAGGAAACGCCCTCGAACCACATGACACCCACCACGTTCGCACAGAATGTAGTTCAAATTTTGTGCAACTCAGGTGTGAACGTGGAGGTAAAGGTGAAAGGATGGGCTGAAAACCAAGAGATGACCTCCTTCCTTACCGTCGCGAAGGGATCCTGTGAACCGCCGATTTTCCTGGAGCTGAGCTACTACGGTACCGACACGAAGGTTCCACCGATAATCCTGATTGGGCAAGGTAATACGTACGACAGCGGTGGCCTGTGCCTGAAACCGATCGAAGCGCTGACCGATATGCGCGGTGATATGACCGGAGCGGCCTGCGTTGTTGCCGCCAGCCGGGCTATTGCTGCCCTGAAACTTCCGGTCAATATCCGCGCCTTGATTCCGCTCTGTGAGAACATGATCGGTTGCAACGCCATGAAACCGGGGGATGTAATACAGGTGCGGAACGGCAAGAGCATCGAGATAGTGAAGACCAGTAACGAGGCTCCGTTGGTGCTGGTTGATGCGCTGCTGTACGCGGAACACTTTGGACCGAAGTACATCGTGGACGTGTCGACCATCTCGAAAGCGGTTATCGAGTCGTTCGGCAAGGTGTGCAGTGCCGTGTTCACCAACTCCGAGGACCTGTGGCAGCGTATGCAGAACGCCAGTATTCACACGGGCGATCGCGTGTGGCGTCTGCCGCTGTGGGATTACTACCGTGAGCAGATCTGCTCGGCGGAGCATGTCGACGTCCAGAACATGGGACAGGGCCAAGGGGCAAACAGCTGCAAAGCGGCCGCATTCTTGCGCGAATTTCTACCGTGCGGTCAGTGGATTCACATCGACGCGCTGAACGTGCTCAAAACGAAGGGAAACGATTTTCCGTACATCCGGCGTGGCATGACGGGGCGACCGACGCGAACGCTGATCGAGTTCATTGCTCAGAGTGTGGTTCCGAGTGATGATTGCACGAACGGCAAACCTCAAAAGAAGGCTCTACACTTGTGA
- the LOC125958750 gene encoding short-chain specific acyl-CoA dehydrogenase, mitochondrial — MLGLRAYSRAVAPLLRHRDADISKYRRTIASLSALPDTHQMLQKTCRDFADNELIPNAAKFDREHLFPAEQIRQMGELGLMAVSVKEEYGGTGLDYLAYAIAMEEISRGCASAGVIMSVNNSLYLGPLTHFGNEEQHQQFVVGYTDGTKVGCFALSEPGNGSDAGAASTTAIRRGDHWVLNGTKCWITNGYEAGAAVVFATTDKSLKHKGISAFIVPKDTPGFSLGKKEDKLGIRGSSTCSLIFEDCAIPAANLLGEPGFGFKIAMQTLDAGRIGIASQALGIAQASLECAVDYANKRIAFGKPIAKLQAIQSKLADMATQLEAARLLTWRAAWLKDNKKPFTKEAAQAKLAASEAATYCAHQCIQVLGGMGYVSDMPAERHYRDARITEIYEGTSEIQRLVIAGAVLKELTK; from the exons ATGCTTGGCCTACGTGCGTACTCGAGGGCCGTCG CTCCGCTGCTCCGCCATCGAGATGCGGATATCTCAAAGTACCGCCGTACGATTGCCAGCTTATCAGCACTGCCCGATACACACCAGATGCTGCAGAAAACATGCCGTGATTTTGCAGACAATGAACTGATCCCGAACGCGGCCAAATTCGACCGTGAGCATCTGTTCCCGGCCGAGCAGATACGCCAGATGGGTGAGCTGGGCCTGATGGCGGTTTCGGTGAAGGAGGAGTACGGCGGAACGGGATTGGACTATCTCGcgtacgcgatcgcgatggagGAGATATCGCGCGGATGTGCCTCGGCCGGTGTGATCATGTCGGTCAACAATTCGCTCTACCTCGGTCCGCTGACACACTTTGGCAATGAagagcaacaccaacagttTGTCGTTGGCTACACCGATGGTACGAAGGTGGGATGCTTTGCTCTGTCCGAACCGGGCAATGGGTCGGATGCTGGGGCCGCCTCGACGACCGCCATCCGCCGCGGTGATCACTGGGTGCTGAACGGAACAAAGTGTTGGATCACGAACGGCTATGAGGCCGGTGCGGCCGTCGTGTTCGCTACCACCGACAAATCGCTCAAGCACAAGGGCATCTCGGCGTTCATCGTACCGAAGGATACACCCGGATTTTCGCTTGGCAAAAAGGAAGACAAACTCGGCATCCGCGGTTCGTCGACCTGCTCGCTGATATTCGAGGACTGTGCCATTCCGGCCGCGAACCTGTTGGGGGAACCCGGCTTCGGGTTCAAAATTGCGATGCAAACGCTTGATGCCGGACGCATCGGGATCGCTAGTCAGGCGCTCGGGATTGCGCAGGCATCGCTGGAGTGTGCGGTCGATTATGCGAACAAGCGGATAGCGTTCGGGAAGCCGATCGCCAAGCTGCAAGCAATACAGAGCAAGCTAGCCGATATGGCCACCCAGCTGGAGGCGGCCCGTTTGCTCACGTGGCGAGCGGCCTGGCTTAaggacaacaaaaaaccattcaccAAGGAAGCCGCCCAGGCGAAGCTGGCAGCTTCCGAAGCGGCCACCTACTGTGCCCACCAGTGCATTCAGGTGCTCGGTGGTATGGGCTACGTTTCGGATATGCCCGCCGAACGGCATTATCGCGATGCGCGGATTACGGAAATCTACGAGGGTACGTCCGAGATTCAACGGCTCGTCATCGCCGGTGCTGTACTGAAGGAGCTGACGAAATAA
- the LOC125958733 gene encoding membrane-associated tyrosine- and threonine-specific cdc2-inhibitory kinase, with product MKSLLPVPEFIDDDDCSFTFKKANRQRVASHLRRPPKLFHQSFNRCVHASAANVISFREDSQSELSALYNRSKTESYYEQCFDQLAKVGEGSFGEVFKVRSRTDGQLYAVKKSIALFRSERCRQACFEEVRRYEQFSDHENCVKLYQAWEQDERLYMQMELCKSSLENVAMVELPESRIWSILLDLLLALKSLHDRNLIHLDIKLANILVTDDGTCKLADFGLVFDLTQGNSRYASEGDSRYIAPELMEGRYTKAADIFSLGLATLELACNLELPKDGRMWHRLRSTQPLPDELTKKMSPVLRDIVQRMLRVQPEERPTVDVLLHHPTIQKLREDRSRSRLVRGIVGFFRRKMLSLRQFIAGALLWLVACFRLQHRKRPSDRENRRSSKCASRSFQEQSSGTLQGDSFYGRGEEEDDGDGVAESPGSKDSMQSTPTLNNSIPSQLPSIRIVNSTPLNHHHLHQMQNSLLHQLHQQHHQSGSGLRHHQNRLPCSPLRVLWFGEDEDDDLSLLNDSQTHNRHAISSTPLHGRTATSAAHANTTAEKLKHLNDSDSDIRPLSTSLPKDEQGQSPASGGGGRTAGGGNTSGHDSSIMATPNCSFHLLHSGGRGFAATTPSGCDSLSSGFASLPSKKRLHFNLDEDDTDSN from the exons ATGAAATCACTGCTGCCCGTGCCGGAGttcatcgatgacgatgactgcTCGTTTACTTTCAAGAAG GCTAACCGGCAGCGCGTCGCGTCACACTTGCGCAGGCCACCAAAGTTGTTCCACCAGAGCTTCAACCGCTGCGTCCACGCATCCGCTGCCAATGTGATCTCGTTCCGTGAGGACAGCCAGAGTGAGCTGAGCGCACTTTATAATCGCAGCAAGACCGAATCCTATTACGAGCAATGCTTCGATCAGCTTGCCAAAGTTGGCGAAGGATCGTTCGGCGAGGTATTCAAGGTACGGAGCCGCACCGATGGCCAGCTCTATGCGGTGAAGAAATCGATTGCCCTGTTCCGTAGCGAACGCTGCCGGCAAGCGTGCTTCGAGGAGGTGCGTCGCTACGAACAGTTCTCCGACCACGAGAACTGCGTCAAGCTGTACCAGGCCTGGGAACAGGATGAGCGGCTGTACATGCAGATGGAGCTGTGCAAATCGAGCCTGGAGAACGTGGCAATGGTCGAACTGCCCGAGAGCCGGATCTGGTCGATCCTGCTTGATCTCCTGCTTGCGCTGAAGAGCCTGCACGATCGGAATCTGATTCATCTGGATATTAAGCTGGCCAACATTCTCGTCACCGACGACGGTACGTGCAAGCTGGCCGATTTTGGGCTCGTGTTCGATCTTACACAGGGAAACAGCCGGTACGCTTCCGAAGGAGACTCGCGATACATTGCCCCGGAGTTGATGGAAGGGCGCTACACGAAGGCGGCCGACATTTTTAGCCTAGGACTGGCTACGCTCGAGCTGGCCTGCAATCTGGAGTTGCCGAAGGATGGGCGCATGTGGCACCGGCTGCGCAGTACCCAGCCACTACCGGATGAGTTAACGAAGAAGATGTCGCCAGTGCTGCGGGATATCGTACAGCGCATGCTTCGTGTACAGCCGGAAGAACGGCCCACGGTCGATGTACTGCTGCACCATCCGACTATTCAGAAGCTACGGGAAGATCGTAGCCGCTCGCGTCTAGTGCGCGGTATCGTTGGCTTCTTCCGGCGCAAAATGCTCTCCCTTCGGCAGTTTATTGCTGGAGCGCTCTTGTGGTTGGTGGCATGCTTCCGGTTACAGCACCGCAAGCGGCCATCGGATCGCGAGAACAGAAGATCCTCGAAGTGTGCTTCGCGATCGTTCCAGGAGCAATCTTCGGGGACACTGCAGGGCGACTCGTTCTACGGTAGAggcgaagaggaggatgacggtgatggtgtcgCGGAATCACCGGGATCAAAGGATAGCATGCAAAGTACACCGACTTTGAATAACTCGATTCCGTCGCAGTTGCCTTCGATTAGGATTGTTAACTCGACGCCTTTGAATCATCACCATTTGCACCAGATGCAGAATAGTTTGTtgcaccagctgcaccagcaacaccaccaatcGGGGAGTGGTCTACGGCATCATCAGAATCGCTTACCTTGCTCTCCACTGCGGGTACTATG GTTtggagaagacgaagacgatgatctATCGCTGTTGAATGATTCCCAAACGCACAATCGTCACGCTATCTCATCCACGCCGCTGCATGGCCGAACGGCGACGTCGGCGGCCCACGCCAACACAACGGCAGAGAAACTGAAGCACCTTAATGATAGCGATAGCGATATTCGGCCACTCAGTACGTCGCTACCCAAGGATGAACAAGGTCAATCACCtgccagtggcggtggtggtagaactgctggtggtggtaatacTTCCGGCCATGATTCCTCGATCATGGCGACACCAAACTGTTCCTTTCATTTGCTGCATTCTGGTGGACGAGGCTTCGCTGCGACGACCCCGTCTGGCTGTGATTCTCTTTCGTCCGGGTTCGCTTCCCTCCCGAGCAAGAAGCGATTACATTTTAACCTCGATGAGGATGATACGGATTCCAATTGA